From a region of the Schistocerca nitens isolate TAMUIC-IGC-003100 chromosome 8, iqSchNite1.1, whole genome shotgun sequence genome:
- the LOC126199549 gene encoding histidine-rich glycoprotein-like, translating into MTSWRLLAALALLGAVLVVCQARDLRAAGDGKEEDQAVAASDLEAAASHHGHHHEKGGGHKHHSEHHSEHGGKGDKGYKSHHHHDHGDHGDYGKEHHGGHYAEHGGHKKSHHDEAGHYGEHHKGEKGHKGAHFGEKGGHKKGHKTHGYHHKAHKDEYHKEHKFYDDHHKGGHHSKHGDFHEHHDKKHGGHKKGGHHHSGYHDDHYGKKGHHDKGHYHDDHHGHKGHHGHESHHAHHEDYGKKGGHSDGKHYGFSSGSGGGGGGGGGHGG; encoded by the coding sequence ATGACGTCATGGCGGCTGTTGGCAGCACTGGCGCTGCTGGGCGCCGTGCTCGTAGTGTGCCAGGCCCGCGACTTGCGCGCCGCCGGCGACGGTAAGGAAGAGGACCAGGCTGTGGCGGCCTCCGACCTGGAGGCTGCCGCCAGCCACCACGGCCACCACCACGAGAAGGGCGGCGGCCACAAGCACCACTCGGAGCACCACTCCGAGCACGGCGGCAAGGGCGACAAGGGCTACAAgagccaccaccaccacgaccacggcGACCACGGCGACTACGGTAAGGAGCACCACGGTGGCCATTACGCCGAGCACGGCGGCCACAAGAAGAGCCACCACGACGAGGCCGGCCACTACGGCGAGCACCACAAGGGCGAGAAGGGCCATAAGGGCGCCCATTTCGGCGAGAAGGGCGGCCACAAGAAGGGCCACAAGACCCACGGCTACCACCACAAGGCGCACAAGGACGAGTACCACAAGGAGCACAAGTTCTACGACGACCACCACAAGGGCGGACACCACAGCAAGCACGGCGACTTCCACGAACACCACGACAAGAAGCACGGCGGTCACAAGAAGGGCGGACACCACCACTCTGGTTACCATGACGACCACTACGGCAAGAAGGGCCACCACGACAAGGGTCACTACCACGACGACCACCACGGCCACAAGGGCCACCACGGCCACGAGTCTCACCACGCCCACCACGAAGACTACGGAAAGAAGGGCGGTCACTCTGATGGCAAGCACTACGGCTTCAGCAGCGGCagtgggggcggcggaggcggcggaggcggtcACGGCGga